The Accipiter gentilis chromosome Z, bAccGen1.1, whole genome shotgun sequence DNA window CTCATTGTCTACTCTTTCTTCCCACTGTTTTTATGTGCTGCCTCCCCCATTTATTACATTGGTTAGCTTGAATGCTGTCTGAAAACAGCAGGCATCACTGTGAATATTTGCTTGAGGTTCACATAGCCTAATGTTTCAAGCTGTTCGATTTGACCTTCTGTAGAAACCCTCCCAACAATACTAGCATTTATGCAACATCACTAGtctgaaatttcagtttcttctctgaaaatgtgGATTGCTTGTCCCAAAGGTACACTTTCATAGCAAGACAGTGGGAGTCCATCAAGTGGGATTCTGCGGAATTCAGGAAGCAAGAACACGACCATGCAAACCTGCCATTCTGCCCTGCTTTCATGTCAAACAGGTATCTCTAAAAACACAGCGAAGAGAGGGAGCAAGGTATTTTGAAGAGGAATTAAACTGACTCTCTGTTTTTATAGACTCCTTGGTTCATATACTTCTGAGctaaaaaagggggaaatttaGGTCTGGATCCAGATTTTTTCAGTTTGGGTTGCCATTCCCCTTTCTTCTTGTAAATGGTATTTGGCAGAGTACCATCTTAACTTACCAGCAAGAGGAGGTCCCACAAAACCTCCAGTGCTTCGAATGAGCATGAAAAGCCCTAGAGCACTGTCAAAATCTGGCATGCCTACAACATCTGCTAGCACTGTAATGTGAACGGCGACTGTTGTACCAAAGAAGAATCCATAGAAGCCAGTGAATATTGCCAAGGACAGGTAATTGTTAGCCAGTGGCAACAGCATCAGGGAAGTACTGATCAGTGTAATTGTCATTGTCAGCAAATGAACAGTTTTGGTAACGTGGAGATTGGCATACCAGCCACACAGCAGCCTGCCTGCAAAGTCCCCCATAGCCAAAATGGATAGGAGGGATGCAGTCCACGATTCATCTATTCCCAGGCTGTAGCTAAGTGGAACTAAAAACAACGGAGGAACAAAAAAACTCATAGCAGCTAATATGCCAAAAATGGCATAAAGTACAAACTCTGGTCGCCTCACAAGCATCCAGTTGAAGGTTTTGTGTGTGATGGGAGACTTATCTTCTTTGTCCATCCCAGACGCACCATTGCCAGCTGGTGTCTCAGTTGCAGAATGGCTAGACTCAAGGAGGCAGCTGCTTGCCAGGGGTCGCATCAGTACTCCACAGACACAGATATTGAGTTGGATGCCACCTATGATCAAGAGGGCACCTTTCCATCCATATTGACTAATCAGCCACTGGAAAAACGGCCCAAATGTGAATGCAAAGGCACATTCTCCAGCACTGGCAATAGCATTGGCCAAAGCTCTTTTCTTGGAGAAATAATGGCTAACAATGCTAATGGCTGGTGTCCATGAAAATGAAATCCCAAGTCCTGAAAAACACCAATATAAATAGCACCAGTCAGACACTATTGAGGTATTTTGTGAAGGTGAAAATTAAAGCAGTCAGTGGTCCTACATTTGCAAAGTTAAAAACTGgtaaaaggaaaacacttttgTTCCTAGCAGAAGCATGAGCTTAGCTGTGCTATGTGTAAGAGTATATTTGTGGCATATGTTCTGTAAGAGTAAGTTCTACATTCAAGCAAAAAAGCAGGAGTATGAAGTATACACTATTATATtgttgctgtggaaaaaaaaaaaaaaaagttagtctgACAAGTTTGCCACTGGGTGAAAAATCACACGGCCATGTGGTTGAAACTAGACAGATCTCAGAGTGTCCATACTGTCCTAATTAAGGCCGGTAGTAGATCACATTGCCAGGTTTAGCTGAGCTGTGCTCAGGGTAGAAAATTAGGGAGGACATGAAGGAAGCTGGTGCATTACCTCTATTTGCTCTTCATTTTCTTGCCCAGCTGCTTTGAGCAGGCTTCAAATCTGCTCTAACTTACAGTGATTTTAATGGCTCCCTTGAAACTATTTGGCAGCCATGGACTGCCAAAGGGCTCAAATTCCAGACATTTTCTCAGGCATCCAGCATGGAACTGGGAATGGTTTCTTTTATTCCCTGCCAGCTTCACTTCCTGTTCCAGGAAAATCTGCTAGCTGTTGGAGACAATTTTCTGGCCTGTTTTCACCTGGAGTAAAGGAAAGGACTGAAATCAACTGCAAGCCTGGGCCTGTGTTCAAAACATAAGATTATTTGATAGGGAGTACAAAATTTGGGATCTCTATGTCCTTGTACTTCAGCACCCTTTAGGTCTTTAAACCTTCACAGAGCTCTTGGCTCcgagtgaaaaataaaacacttttcattttctggttGTATGTAATTTGCAGGTGAAAATTACCAGCATCTAATCATTCACCTTCTTTGTCATTGCAGGTTTCTAGCACAGATTCTTACTTCCGGAGTGGGACATGAGGGAAATGACTTTTACAGAGGGTTGCTGGTTCTAGTTGGTCATAAAATCAAAATAGAAATCAGCTTTTAAACCCCCTACCATTAGCACCCTCAAATAAGGGCACTGAGTTGTTCGTGAAAGAAATCCATGAAGCCATAAAGTCATACCCTGTAGGAAGCCAGTTGTTGCATACATCCAGACCATGTTCAGTCCAAGAAATCCCAGTGCCATTCCTGAAAAAGCCAGGAGTCCTCCAGTGATCACAACTGCCCGATGGGTGTATCGTACACATAGTGAGCTGGCAACAGGGGCTGGATCAGCAGCAAAACAGGAGAAAGATATATACGTTAGGAACATTAAGCTGGTTGACTGGGCCAAACAATCAAATAAAGCATTTGGAAGAGAAATACCCTTATAATGCTTGTCTGAAACAGCCTGAATTCTGCTGGACAGGGGGCATCAATGGAGATTTAAAAATTGGATCCTTGCTGATAGTGAAATGACTGGCCCTTG harbors:
- the LOC126036138 gene encoding monocarboxylate transporter 13-like encodes the protein MQAKDSSPPDGGYGWVVVVSAFMVMGLTAAVLKTFGLFFVEIQQHFDELASTTSWITSVTIAIFHLGAPVASSLCVRYTHRAVVITGGLLAFSGMALGFLGLNMVWMYATTGFLQGLGISFSWTPAISIVSHYFSKKRALANAIASAGECAFAFTFGPFFQWLISQYGWKGALLIIGGIQLNICVCGVLMRPLASSCLLESSHSATETPAGNGASGMDKEDKSPITHKTFNWMLVRRPEFVLYAIFGILAAMSFFVPPLFLVPLSYSLGIDESWTASLLSILAMGDFAGRLLCGWYANLHVTKTVHLLTMTITLISTSLMLLPLANNYLSLAIFTGFYGFFFGTTVAVHITVLADVVGMPDFDSALGLFMLIRSTGGFVGPPLAGLIVDMAGDYRAGFYMAGATLVLSAGFLVTLDQLQQRKERGSWANIKPEKSALPYPSLHLLKLQNQRYREHDIVV